Part of the Flavobacteriales bacterium genome is shown below.
GCAGCACGCACCTATGCCGATAATTATATCCGTGGATTGTCGGGTAAAAAAGCGAAGAAAAACCTGGAGGAGGGACGCAAATTCTTAGAAGAAAATAAAAAACGTCCGGGTATACAAGTTACCGCTTCCGGATTACAATACGAAGTAATTAAACAAGGTACGGGTCCAAAACCAACCGACCTCAATACCTCGGTTACCGCACACTATCACGGAACCTTGATTGACGGTACTGTATTCGATAGTTCTGTGAACCGCAATCAGCCGTTTAAAACAAAAGTGGGACAAGTAATCAAAGCATGGCAGGAAGCGTTGTTGATGATGAATGTTGGAACGAAACTCCGCATTTACTGTCCTTCTGAATTAGCCTATGGTGAGCGCGGTGCGGGACAAATGATTGGTCCGAACACTGTTCTGATTTTTGAAATGGAATTGATTTCAATTGATAACTGATTTTAAGAAATATAATCACCTTAAGCGGT
Proteins encoded:
- a CDS encoding FKBP-type peptidyl-prolyl cis-trans isomerase, translated to MKLTRILILTFFMGAVVPSAFAQKKDKKSKTDKNEHTHMSHEIKTELDSASYSLGVLIAKNLQQQGMDEMNIELFKQAMEDVYGKKDLKIPDPAARTYADNYIRGLSGKKAKKNLEEGRKFLEENKKRPGIQVTASGLQYEVIKQGTGPKPTDLNTSVTAHYHGTLIDGTVFDSSVNRNQPFKTKVGQVIKAWQEALLMMNVGTKLRIYCPSELAYGERGAGQMIGPNTVLIFEMELISIDN